The Numida meleagris isolate 19003 breed g44 Domestic line chromosome 10, NumMel1.0, whole genome shotgun sequence genome includes a window with the following:
- the SDR42E1 gene encoding short-chain dehydrogenase/reductase family 42E member 1 has product MEAGSSAKETVLITGGGGYFGFRLGCTIYKKGVDVILFDVMKPLQPVPEGIKFMQGNVCCLAEVEEALKDVICVFHIASYGMSGREQLNRKLIEDVNVKGTENVIQACKSTGVSSLVYTSTYNVIFGGQIIENGDESLPYLPLHLHPDHYSRTKSLAEMKVLEANGTELGNGKGVLRTCALRPAGIYGPGEQRHLPRIVSYIERGLFKFVYGDPLSLVEFVHVDNLVQAHILAFEALKANRKHIAAGQAYFISDGRPVNNFEFFRPLVEGLGYKFPTCRLPLSLVYFFAFLTEVVHFLVGHVYNFQPLLTRTEVYKTGVTHYFSMEKARKELGYEPQKYSLNEVVEWFRSQGCGPKPRKYTITHLLRVGGVLLLFIVLLVSWFPSAITFSP; this is encoded by the exons ATGGAAGCAGGAAGCAGTGCCAAGGAAACAGTCCTGATTACGGGAGGAGGTGGCTATTTTGGCTTCCG TTTAGGTTGTACCATATACAAAAAGGGAGTTGATGTGATTCTCTTTGATGTCATGAAGCCACTTCAACCTGTGCCAGAAGGGATAAAGTTTATGCAAGGGAACGTCTGTTGTCTGGCTGAAGTGGAAGAGGCTCTTAAAGATGTAATCTGCGTATTCCATATCGCTTCCTATGGAATGtctggcagggagcagctgaacCGAAAACTTATAGAAGATGTTAACgtgaaaggaacagaaaatgtcaTCCAAGCCTGCAAGAGCACAGGAGTGTCAAGTCTGGTTTATACAAGTACATATAATGTGATATTTGGAGGCCAGATTATAGAAAATGGGGATGAATCTCTGCCTTATCTACCTCTTCACCTCCATCCAGATCACTACTCCAGGACAAAATCTTTAGCTGAAATGAAGGTGCTGGAGGCAAATGGTACTGAGCTTGGAAATGGGAAAGGTGTACTGAGGACTTGTGCTCTCCGACCAGCAGGCATCTATGGGCCAGGAGAGCAAAGACATCTTCCAAGAATAGTTAGTTACATTGAGAGGGGACTGTTTAAATTTGTATACGGAGATCCTCTTAGTTTAGTAGAATTTGTACATGTTGATAATCTTGTTCAGGCTCACATTCTTGCTTTCGAGGCCCTCAAAGCCAACAGAAAGCACATAGCTGCAGGCCAGGCCTACTTTATTTCAGATGGCAGGCCAGTAAACAACTTTGAGTTTTTCCGACCACTAGTGGAAGGTTTGGGTTACAAGTTCCCAACCTGCCGCCTTCCTCTCTCACTTGtctatttttttgcatttcttactGAAGTAGTCCATTTTCTTGTAGGCCATGTTTATAattttcagcctctcctcactcGCACAGAAGTTTATAAAACTGGTGTCACACATTATTTTAGCATGGAGAAGGCCAGGAAAGAGCTGGGGTACGAGCCTCAGAAATACAGCCTGAATGAAGTGGTCGAGTGGTTTAGATCTCAGGGCTGTGGACCAAAGCCAAGGAAGTATACCATTACACATCTCCTTAGGGTTGGAGGAGTGCTCTTGCTGTTTATTGTTCTGCTGGTCTCATGGTTTCCATCTGCAATTACATTTTCACCCTGA